The following are from one region of the Candidatus Tumulicola sp. genome:
- a CDS encoding multicopper oxidase domain-containing protein, with protein MISRKDLIGLGGAGALALATSRASAAMAGAAPISGAPRAADELSRLTTAGLRALPKLKPAGAIKRTGRKRTFTLVLAPALVEPLPGHSVQVRSINGISPGPELRMTEGDDVEITVVNRLAQATSIHWHGVPVPFAMDGVAMISQQPIAPGQQFVYRWIAPQAGSYMYHSHYNDMDQDSVVGMIVVDPQEPSREPRYDVDFPIVVTSIGWEPARSIEAQAILANSMLMPSMAANPKADPSPGMGDAMERMDMIEYWCFNGKTFPATAPIRVKPGDLVRIRFANITHMAHPMHLHGHWFRWIAQDGAPLPEPRPMNTIPVDPGRTIDIDFIANNPGVWPLHCHIVSHMVDNRDQMSGLVAVVQYEGYSLPSMMQKMAG; from the coding sequence ATGATTTCACGCAAAGACTTGATCGGACTCGGCGGCGCAGGCGCGTTGGCGCTGGCGACTTCACGCGCGTCCGCCGCGATGGCGGGGGCCGCGCCGATAAGCGGCGCGCCAAGGGCCGCCGATGAGTTGAGCCGTCTAACGACCGCGGGGCTGCGCGCGCTTCCGAAGCTCAAGCCGGCCGGCGCTATCAAGCGCACCGGCCGCAAGCGCACGTTCACGCTGGTGCTGGCCCCGGCGCTGGTCGAGCCGCTGCCCGGTCACTCCGTTCAGGTGCGCAGCATCAACGGCATCTCGCCCGGTCCCGAGCTGCGCATGACCGAGGGCGACGACGTCGAGATCACGGTGGTGAACCGCCTGGCGCAGGCGACGTCGATCCACTGGCACGGCGTTCCCGTGCCGTTCGCCATGGATGGGGTCGCGATGATCTCGCAGCAGCCGATCGCGCCCGGCCAGCAGTTCGTCTACCGCTGGATCGCGCCTCAGGCGGGCTCGTACATGTATCATTCGCATTACAACGACATGGACCAGGACAGCGTGGTCGGCATGATCGTGGTCGATCCGCAGGAACCGTCGCGCGAGCCGCGCTACGACGTGGATTTTCCGATCGTCGTCACCTCCATCGGGTGGGAGCCGGCGCGCAGCATCGAGGCGCAGGCGATACTTGCCAACAGCATGTTGATGCCATCGATGGCCGCCAATCCCAAGGCTGATCCCAGCCCCGGCATGGGCGACGCCATGGAGCGCATGGATATGATCGAGTACTGGTGCTTCAACGGCAAGACGTTCCCGGCGACCGCGCCGATCCGCGTCAAGCCTGGCGATCTCGTGCGCATACGCTTTGCCAACATCACGCACATGGCGCATCCGATGCATCTGCACGGGCATTGGTTCCGCTGGATCGCGCAGGACGGCGCGCCGCTGCCGGAACCGCGCCCGATGAACACGATACCCGTCGATCCGGGTCGCACGATCGACATCGACTTCATCGCGAACAACCCGGGCGTGTGGCCTCTGCATTGCCACATCGTGTCGCATATGGTGGACAACCGCGATCAGATGAGCGGCCTCGTGGCAGTCGTGCAATACGAAGGATACAGCTTGCCCTCGATGATGCAGAAGATGGCGGGCTAA
- a CDS encoding heme-copper oxidase subunit III: protein MATHALHVDDALYEEVRGHRLLGFLLFLISDSILFMSFIFGYLYNRAAAPVWPPPGLERPDVFLAAVNSIVLFGSGVTMHFAMESMRHENRKRFVGFVLATIVLGLMFLGGQVIEYTTLIRHDVTWNGTTFGASFFTLTGMHGFHVFIGVIFLITVLIQTLKGVYTTQRHFGLTAATLYWHFVDVIWVALFSLFYVY, encoded by the coding sequence ATGGCAACCCACGCACTGCACGTCGACGACGCGCTTTACGAGGAAGTCCGCGGGCACCGGCTGCTCGGGTTCTTGCTATTCCTCATCAGCGACTCGATCTTGTTCATGTCGTTCATTTTCGGTTATCTGTACAACCGGGCTGCAGCGCCGGTCTGGCCGCCGCCCGGCCTCGAGCGCCCGGACGTGTTTCTGGCGGCCGTGAACTCGATCGTCCTTTTCGGAAGCGGCGTCACCATGCACTTCGCCATGGAGTCCATGCGTCACGAGAACCGCAAGCGCTTCGTCGGCTTCGTGCTCGCAACGATCGTCTTGGGCTTGATGTTCTTGGGCGGCCAGGTCATCGAGTACACGACGCTCATCCGCCACGACGTGACGTGGAACGGCACCACGTTCGGCGCGTCGTTCTTCACCCTGACCGGCATGCACGGCTTCCACGTGTTCATCGGAGTGATCTTCCTGATCACCGTGCTGATCCAAACGCTCAAGGGCGTGTATACGACGCAGCGCCACTTCGGCCTGACCGCGGCGACCCTGTACTGGCACTTCGTCGACGTCATCTGGGTCGCGCTCTTCAGCCTGTTCTACGTGTATTGA
- a CDS encoding carboxypeptidase-like regulatory domain-containing protein — MRNFRLITLTAFAAALVLSGCGNPAAPKGNYGVVLGTVTSDTGTPIANADVLIDFTIDVKTGADGTYKADTVPADPGNSTVITASAAGFASKTVNAPVIAGQNNTVNITLTHT; from the coding sequence ATGCGCAACTTTCGATTGATCACGCTGACTGCGTTCGCTGCGGCCCTCGTGCTGAGCGGCTGCGGCAACCCGGCGGCGCCCAAGGGAAACTACGGCGTGGTGCTCGGCACCGTGACGTCAGATACCGGCACGCCGATCGCGAACGCCGACGTCCTCATCGATTTCACGATCGACGTCAAGACCGGCGCTGACGGAACCTACAAAGCGGATACCGTACCGGCCGATCCGGGCAACAGCACCGTCATCACCGCCTCGGCGGCCGGCTTTGCCTCGAAGACCGTGAACGCGCCCGTCATCGCCGGGCAGAACAACACGGTCAATATCACACTGACGCACACGTAA
- the ctaD gene encoding cytochrome c oxidase subunit I: protein MAVGEVAVEPQEHIHPPPTGFVSKYIISFDHKVIAVQYFITSGLFFVLAGLLAELMRAQLSGPHNNVLSPTTYNEAFTVHGSAMVWLVTIPILTGAFGNLVMPLQIGARDVAFPWLNMFSFWLFPPAGILLFGSFLVGAPQAGWTEYPPVSLMTPGTAMWSAAIFLIGVSSTITGINFLVTVIKMRAPGMTWTRMPLFVWATVVTAFLSAIATANLSAALAGLFIAQIFHIPFFDPARGGSPVLWQHVFWFYSHPAVYIMILPAFGIISEVIPTFVRRPIFGYKAIAYSSVGIGLISFMVWAHHMFTSGLAQWVQLPFMILTMAVAIPTGIKIFSWVTTLWRGRIRLTSPLLFVMGFLSTFTFGGVTGVFLASVPVDIHEHATYFVVAHLHYVLFGGSMFGIFAGLYYWWPKMTGRLLDERLGKWHFWLMFIAFNATFLPMHWIGLLGMPRRVATYFAQFDPELLRTISATNLFITISAFVLGASMLIFAYNALRSARGGERAGSNPWGARTLEWMTTSPPPYYNFAEIPIVLSGPYEYGKPLPYANIKQDPDAVPLH from the coding sequence ATGGCAGTTGGCGAAGTCGCAGTAGAACCCCAGGAACACATCCACCCGCCGCCGACCGGGTTCGTATCGAAGTACATCATCAGCTTCGATCACAAAGTCATCGCCGTCCAATATTTCATCACGAGCGGCCTGTTCTTCGTGCTGGCCGGCCTTCTTGCCGAGCTCATGCGCGCACAGCTCTCCGGGCCGCACAACAACGTGCTCAGTCCGACCACCTACAATGAGGCTTTCACCGTGCATGGGTCGGCCATGGTGTGGCTGGTCACGATCCCGATCCTCACCGGCGCCTTCGGCAACCTCGTCATGCCGCTGCAGATCGGCGCCCGTGACGTCGCCTTTCCGTGGTTGAACATGTTCAGCTTCTGGCTCTTCCCGCCGGCGGGCATCTTGCTGTTCGGCAGTTTCTTGGTCGGGGCGCCGCAAGCGGGCTGGACCGAATATCCACCGGTGAGTCTCATGACGCCCGGCACCGCCATGTGGTCGGCCGCCATCTTCCTGATCGGTGTGTCCAGCACGATCACCGGCATCAACTTCTTGGTGACCGTCATCAAGATGCGCGCGCCGGGGATGACCTGGACGCGTATGCCGCTGTTCGTCTGGGCCACGGTCGTCACCGCATTCCTGTCGGCGATCGCTACGGCCAACCTGTCGGCCGCGTTGGCCGGCCTGTTCATCGCCCAGATCTTCCACATCCCGTTCTTCGACCCGGCGCGGGGCGGAAGCCCGGTTCTCTGGCAGCACGTGTTCTGGTTCTACTCGCACCCGGCCGTCTACATCATGATCTTGCCGGCCTTCGGCATCATCTCCGAAGTCATCCCTACGTTCGTGCGCCGGCCGATCTTCGGCTACAAGGCGATCGCGTACTCGTCGGTGGGGATCGGTTTGATCTCGTTCATGGTCTGGGCGCACCACATGTTCACCAGCGGCCTGGCGCAGTGGGTGCAGCTGCCCTTCATGATCCTCACCATGGCGGTCGCGATCCCGACCGGCATCAAGATCTTCAGTTGGGTGACGACCTTGTGGCGCGGACGCATCCGCCTGACCTCTCCGCTGTTGTTCGTCATGGGGTTCCTGTCGACGTTCACGTTCGGCGGCGTCACCGGGGTGTTCTTGGCTTCAGTACCGGTGGACATCCACGAGCACGCGACCTATTTCGTAGTCGCGCATTTGCACTACGTGCTCTTCGGCGGCAGCATGTTCGGCATCTTCGCCGGCCTCTATTACTGGTGGCCGAAGATGACGGGACGGCTGCTGGACGAACGCCTCGGCAAGTGGCACTTCTGGCTGATGTTCATCGCGTTCAACGCGACCTTCTTGCCGATGCACTGGATCGGCTTGCTCGGCATGCCGCGGCGCGTGGCCACCTATTTCGCGCAGTTCGACCCGGAGCTTCTGCGCACGATCTCAGCGACGAATTTGTTCATCACGATCTCGGCATTCGTGCTGGGCGCTTCCATGCTCATCTTCGCCTACAATGCGCTGCGCAGCGCGCGCGGCGGCGAGAGGGCGGGCAGCAACCCTTGGGGCGCGCGCACCCTTGAGTGGATGACCACATCGCCGCCGCCGTACTACAACTTCGCCGAGATCCCGATCGTGCTGTCCGGCCCGTACGAATACGGCAAGCCCCTGCCGTACGCGAACATCAAGCAAGATCCCGACGCGGTGCCGCTCCACTGA
- a CDS encoding cytochrome c: MPFTFLIVAIALGVGWCAEALRPQPAQAIPMFAKRTGASCELCHTVFPGMTNYGMMVMMGDFASLPYHAGKNPGFTSFVFEEEYSSAPDGNPAPPKLHTKNLGILNGGFIGPHFTYYLEQHIVDGGFIGGTDQFWFSYNNLFGGTGDLQVGKFHTPFPFMPAHRITLAPYATTSSTIGSNGFNEDDSHWGVTLSRMQGSLMYSLSALGGNDLIGQPGAFQLAGNHDHSLDFSMMTMGESPFNFGVGLIRGYSPPAMVGAPFNRFNRSALYLQYIPPGDQRLQFQAVGQLGSDSDPFGTGETTHARGFFSEAQYRFSRGNWGVLRWDSATGDSPTAGVTLDLIHQFTPNTKLTLEGRRLATGSQFGMAVEWAGPWSRRDVLAQPVLGAMPGMKMTGMNMPGMNMPGMSMPGMSMSTLDVQLAHGNAVNGQALFQTHNCAACHGAGGAGGGIGPKLIGLADHVTPDELYSFVKHPVAPMPDFKLSETDIADLIAYVVSLTPGHSVGGDIAKANPGGMAMGGAMSMAVPPPVYPLDQKPFDTGNDGYFAGVESGDSGAGHVLFGRSCAQCHGAAAQGASGPSLGGLAAASTPSAIAWRIRQHHAVAPALRLTSQEIADLTAFLETLNLASGSNTASGSSR; encoded by the coding sequence TTGCCTTTTACGTTCCTCATCGTCGCCATCGCGCTCGGCGTCGGTTGGTGCGCGGAAGCCTTACGGCCGCAACCCGCGCAGGCGATCCCTATGTTCGCAAAGCGCACCGGCGCATCGTGCGAGCTCTGCCACACCGTTTTTCCAGGCATGACGAACTATGGAATGATGGTCATGATGGGGGATTTTGCGTCGTTGCCGTATCACGCCGGAAAAAACCCCGGCTTCACCTCCTTCGTCTTCGAGGAAGAATACTCGTCGGCTCCTGACGGCAACCCGGCGCCACCCAAGCTGCATACCAAGAATCTCGGGATTCTCAACGGCGGATTCATCGGGCCGCATTTCACGTACTACTTGGAGCAGCACATCGTCGACGGCGGCTTCATCGGCGGCACCGACCAATTCTGGTTCTCGTATAACAACTTGTTCGGGGGGACCGGCGACCTGCAGGTCGGCAAGTTCCACACGCCGTTCCCCTTCATGCCGGCGCACCGCATCACGCTTGCGCCATACGCGACGACGAGCTCGACCATCGGCTCCAATGGCTTCAATGAAGACGACAGCCACTGGGGCGTCACGCTCTCGCGAATGCAAGGCTCGCTGATGTACAGCCTCTCGGCTCTTGGCGGCAACGATCTCATCGGCCAGCCAGGTGCCTTCCAACTCGCCGGCAACCACGATCACAGCCTCGATTTCTCCATGATGACGATGGGCGAAAGCCCGTTCAATTTCGGCGTGGGCCTCATCCGCGGCTACTCGCCGCCGGCGATGGTCGGCGCGCCCTTTAACCGCTTCAATCGCTCCGCTCTCTACCTCCAGTACATCCCGCCCGGCGATCAGCGTCTGCAATTCCAGGCGGTCGGCCAATTGGGCAGCGACTCCGATCCGTTCGGCACAGGCGAGACGACGCACGCGCGCGGCTTCTTCAGCGAAGCCCAGTACCGATTCTCGCGCGGCAACTGGGGTGTGCTGCGTTGGGATTCGGCCACCGGCGATTCGCCGACGGCCGGAGTCACGCTGGATCTCATCCATCAGTTCACGCCCAACACCAAGCTCACGCTCGAAGGCCGCAGACTGGCCACCGGTTCGCAGTTCGGCATGGCGGTCGAGTGGGCCGGTCCATGGTCGCGGCGTGACGTGCTCGCGCAGCCGGTGCTCGGCGCCATGCCGGGCATGAAGATGACCGGCATGAACATGCCCGGGATGAACATGCCCGGGATGAGCATGCCGGGGATGAGCATGTCAACGCTCGACGTCCAGCTCGCGCACGGCAACGCGGTCAACGGTCAAGCGCTTTTCCAAACCCACAACTGCGCGGCTTGTCATGGCGCGGGTGGGGCGGGCGGCGGCATCGGACCCAAGCTCATCGGGCTCGCCGATCACGTGACGCCGGATGAGCTTTACAGTTTCGTGAAGCACCCCGTCGCTCCGATGCCCGACTTCAAGCTCAGCGAAACGGACATCGCAGACCTCATCGCTTACGTCGTCTCACTGACGCCCGGGCACAGCGTCGGCGGCGACATCGCCAAGGCCAATCCCGGCGGGATGGCCATGGGAGGCGCGATGTCGATGGCGGTACCGCCGCCTGTCTATCCGCTCGATCAAAAGCCATTCGACACGGGCAACGATGGCTATTTCGCGGGCGTGGAGTCCGGCGACTCAGGCGCGGGCCACGTGCTCTTCGGTCGCAGCTGCGCGCAGTGTCACGGCGCAGCCGCGCAAGGAGCGTCGGGCCCGAGCTTGGGCGGCTTGGCCGCGGCCTCGACCCCCAGTGCGATCGCGTGGCGCATCCGCCAGCATCATGCCGTGGCGCCGGCGCTGCGCTTGACCAGCCAAGAGATCGCCGACCTCACGGCGTTCCTGGAGACCCTGAATCTGGCATCGGGGTCGAACACCGCCTCAGGGAGCTCGCGATGA
- a CDS encoding SCO family protein translates to MAFAVVGLSLFAAVPAWAAGPTNGNPFDRVVQGVAVGGKLPATRFMDQAGRAVSLADWRGRTLVIAFVYTHCTDQCPLVTNKFARLATMLPHDRFRLVEVSIDPARDTPDVIARYAREHHVDGSAWSVLTGDADALDLFERSLGISVVTAPGGELLHNERTVVVAPDGTLASVIDEAGWTPEQVAAEARHVEGLPSNPFARLDLNLGKAVAAICGGALQGRAGLGDAIAVVAIFAIAGIVAFIIARKLFAG, encoded by the coding sequence ATGGCCTTCGCCGTCGTGGGCCTGTCGCTCTTTGCAGCGGTCCCGGCATGGGCAGCAGGTCCGACGAACGGCAACCCCTTCGATCGAGTCGTGCAGGGCGTCGCCGTCGGCGGCAAGCTCCCCGCGACGCGCTTCATGGATCAGGCCGGGCGCGCGGTTTCGCTGGCAGACTGGCGCGGGCGCACGCTTGTCATCGCCTTCGTCTACACCCACTGCACCGATCAGTGCCCGCTGGTCACCAACAAGTTCGCCCGCCTAGCGACGATGCTGCCCCACGACCGATTCAGGCTTGTCGAAGTGAGCATAGACCCGGCGCGCGATACCCCCGACGTGATCGCGCGCTACGCGAGAGAGCATCATGTCGATGGATCGGCGTGGTCGGTGCTCACGGGCGACGCAGACGCGCTCGACCTTTTCGAGCGGTCGCTGGGCATCTCGGTTGTGACCGCGCCGGGCGGGGAACTGCTGCACAACGAGCGCACGGTGGTGGTCGCGCCGGACGGCACGCTTGCCAGCGTCATCGACGAGGCCGGCTGGACGCCGGAGCAAGTGGCGGCAGAAGCCCGCCACGTCGAAGGTCTTCCTTCGAATCCGTTCGCCCGGCTCGACCTGAATCTGGGAAAAGCGGTAGCGGCGATCTGCGGCGGAGCGCTGCAGGGAAGGGCCGGCCTGGGCGACGCCATCGCGGTAGTGGCCATATTCGCGATCGCCGGAATCGTGGCGTTCATCATCGCACGCAAGCTGTTTGCGGGCTGA
- the coxB gene encoding cytochrome c oxidase subunit II: MDSGSRQASLLDSEFWGVTALMAVLSGVLMWGVVIFPIDEFLPKASSAAEHIDYLFKFMSFFSVPFIIFVNGYILYFTWRYHLRKGQSRTAVGSDIHDHTALETLWTVIPSILMVALGILSYIVMPEYYLADAASQATVEAIGHRFYYEFRYPGLKDPVNGELHLPIGKLVTIDLTSAETDPSQAVIHSFWAPEFRVKQDLIPGMVVPIHFKPTRIGTYRIICTEFCGLGHSDMVGKVIVESQAAFDTWFAQEKTRQASSSQAMTGTISLAGGDEASGATLFSKKCVACHGVGGFDQKKVGPGLGNIFADPQHPKLVNGQAATPQDVAALIQHGAQGPMGTMPSMQQNGLSAKDVANLVAYLKSIHQ; the protein is encoded by the coding sequence ATGGACTCAGGCTCGCGGCAAGCGTCGCTGCTTGACAGCGAATTTTGGGGTGTGACGGCCCTCATGGCCGTTCTGAGCGGCGTTCTGATGTGGGGCGTCGTGATTTTCCCTATCGACGAGTTCTTGCCCAAAGCCTCGTCCGCTGCCGAGCACATCGATTATCTGTTCAAGTTCATGTCGTTCTTCAGCGTGCCTTTCATCATCTTCGTGAACGGCTACATCCTGTATTTCACATGGCGCTATCACCTGCGCAAAGGTCAATCCAGAACCGCCGTCGGCTCGGACATCCACGATCACACGGCGCTCGAGACGTTGTGGACCGTCATCCCATCGATCTTGATGGTGGCACTCGGTATTTTGAGCTACATCGTCATGCCCGAATACTACCTGGCAGACGCCGCGAGCCAGGCGACGGTCGAAGCGATCGGCCATCGCTTCTATTACGAGTTCAGGTATCCGGGCTTGAAAGATCCGGTCAACGGCGAACTGCACCTACCGATCGGCAAATTGGTGACCATCGATCTGACGTCAGCAGAAACCGACCCAAGCCAAGCGGTGATCCATTCCTTTTGGGCGCCGGAATTCCGCGTCAAACAAGACTTGATCCCCGGCATGGTCGTGCCCATCCACTTCAAGCCGACTCGCATCGGGACGTATCGCATCATCTGCACGGAATTTTGCGGCCTTGGCCATTCCGACATGGTCGGCAAGGTCATCGTGGAGTCGCAGGCGGCCTTCGACACGTGGTTCGCTCAGGAGAAGACCCGCCAAGCCTCGAGCTCGCAAGCGATGACGGGCACCATCAGCTTGGCCGGCGGCGACGAGGCGAGCGGCGCGACATTGTTCAGCAAGAAGTGCGTCGCGTGCCACGGCGTGGGTGGGTTTGACCAGAAGAAGGTCGGCCCGGGGCTCGGTAACATTTTCGCTGACCCGCAACATCCGAAACTCGTCAACGGACAAGCGGCGACACCGCAGGACGTCGCGGCGCTCATCCAGCACGGCGCCCAGGGCCCGATGGGCACCATGCCGAGCATGCAGCAAAACGGTTTATCCGCGAAAGATGTCGCGAACCTCGTGGCCTACCTCAAGTCCATCCACCAGTAA
- a CDS encoding COX15/CtaA family protein, with product MGVSPAAPSTGVRALRASAFGSAVFAFALVVWGGIVRINGAGMTCPDWPRCRGAWFPALNDSVFYEWTHRLGAPILTLLVLGTVVLAWRSRRELPAAYRASWVSFGLLVAQVLVGALTIKFANSPPSVAAHLALGIGTFVSLLVIGLLAGEASGAKAPALQGGQLSPAQLSFARLALVAGLFAFVAIIAGGYMSAAGAGIACTEFPFCHGWSGPVTSAEQVHMAHRLAAYATIAAVLIVLVAATNSKVRSRAVVGTAWIAAILVVIQALLGALTVMTRLEPALRSLHQANGALLVAALVVLAYFAYTRAGQT from the coding sequence ATGGGCGTCTCCCCAGCCGCACCCAGCACCGGCGTTCGCGCGCTTCGCGCGAGCGCATTCGGTTCCGCCGTATTCGCGTTCGCGCTGGTCGTATGGGGCGGCATCGTGCGCATCAATGGCGCCGGCATGACCTGCCCCGACTGGCCGCGTTGCCGTGGGGCCTGGTTTCCCGCGCTGAACGACAGCGTGTTCTACGAGTGGACGCACCGGCTGGGCGCTCCGATCCTCACGCTCCTCGTGCTCGGAACCGTTGTCCTCGCGTGGCGCAGCCGGCGCGAGCTGCCGGCGGCCTATCGGGCGTCATGGGTCTCCTTCGGGTTGCTCGTCGCGCAAGTGCTCGTCGGCGCGCTCACGATCAAATTCGCGAATAGCCCGCCGAGCGTGGCGGCGCACCTCGCGCTTGGCATCGGCACGTTCGTCAGTTTGTTGGTCATCGGCCTGCTCGCGGGAGAGGCTTCCGGGGCTAAAGCCCCGGCACTACAGGGCGGTCAATTAAGTCCGGCACAGTTGAGCTTCGCGCGGCTGGCGCTGGTCGCAGGACTTTTCGCGTTCGTGGCGATCATCGCCGGCGGTTACATGAGCGCCGCAGGCGCCGGCATCGCATGCACGGAGTTTCCTTTCTGTCACGGTTGGTCGGGTCCGGTGACGAGCGCAGAGCAGGTGCACATGGCGCACCGGCTCGCCGCGTACGCGACGATCGCGGCCGTGCTCATCGTGCTCGTCGCGGCGACCAACTCGAAGGTGCGCAGCCGCGCCGTCGTGGGCACGGCTTGGATCGCGGCCATCCTCGTCGTCATCCAAGCGCTGCTCGGCGCGCTGACCGTGATGACGCGGCTGGAGCCGGCGCTGCGCTCGCTGCATCAGGCGAACGGGGCGCTGCTGGTCGCTGCACTCGTCGTGCTCGCGTATTTCGCCTATACGAGGGCCGGACAGACGTGA
- a CDS encoding IclR family transcriptional regulator, whose protein sequence is MEETVVIASGEVNTNAKPRGESKVNSVDRALVILEYLGTQTKEVGVRELGQAIGLSKSSVHRILQTLRARGFVKWNPDNARYSLGIKAFEVGCGILRSMEAHTVAKPYLEQLAASLGETVFLGVVDDAEIVYLEKADGRRSVKMYADIGSRRPLHSTAIGKALMAHLERAEIDRIISAKPLARFTSNTITDPEALRQELEKVRRQGYAEDNEETEEGLYCAGAPLFNFSGKPVASISVAVPKLGQQALQKERLIRGIVEKAQEISGKLGYSGRAKTAAL, encoded by the coding sequence GTGGAGGAAACCGTGGTTATTGCGTCCGGTGAAGTGAACACAAACGCCAAGCCGAGGGGCGAATCGAAAGTCAATTCGGTCGATCGCGCGCTCGTCATCCTCGAATATCTGGGGACGCAGACCAAGGAGGTCGGCGTCCGGGAACTCGGCCAGGCGATTGGTCTGTCGAAAAGCAGCGTGCACCGCATCCTCCAGACCCTCAGGGCCAGGGGTTTCGTCAAATGGAACCCGGATAACGCCCGCTATTCCCTCGGGATCAAGGCATTTGAGGTCGGCTGCGGCATCCTGCGCTCCATGGAGGCCCATACGGTGGCCAAGCCCTACCTGGAGCAGCTCGCCGCCAGCCTGGGCGAGACGGTCTTCCTAGGCGTGGTCGACGATGCCGAGATCGTCTACCTCGAAAAAGCCGACGGGCGGCGCTCGGTCAAGATGTACGCCGACATCGGTTCGCGCCGGCCGTTGCACTCGACGGCCATCGGCAAGGCGCTCATGGCGCATTTGGAGCGCGCCGAGATCGATCGCATCATCTCCGCAAAGCCGCTGGCGCGATTCACGAGCAACACGATCACCGATCCCGAAGCTCTTCGCCAGGAACTGGAAAAAGTTCGCCGCCAAGGCTATGCCGAGGACAATGAAGAGACCGAAGAGGGTCTGTATTGCGCCGGCGCTCCGCTTTTCAATTTCTCGGGCAAGCCAGTCGCTTCGATTTCGGTCGCGGTGCCCAAGCTCGGTCAACAGGCGCTGCAAAAGGAGCGCTTGATCCGGGGCATCGTGGAAAAGGCGCAAGAGATCTCCGGCAAACTCGGCTACAGCGGCCGGGCAAAAACCGCAGCACTGTAG
- a CDS encoding heme o synthase, whose protein sequence is MKTVRDYLSLMKLRVMTLLLFTTLMAMMIAAGGAPSLPLVFWTLLGGALAAGSSGALNMYFDRDIDALMKRTSRRAIPSGRIAPVNALTFGIVLAIASFVELSLTVNLLAASLALSGVLFYVIVYTLWLKRTSVQNIVIGGAAGAIPPLVGWAAVTNHLGLTALLLFLIVFVWTPPHFWALALIAKDEYAKVNVPMLPVVRGDAVTKRHILAYTVALAGLTLALTPLHVMGWVYLACALLLDLAFFWYAWRVTVLGTVASERALYKYSMLYLALLFGAMVIDRLRHGSGT, encoded by the coding sequence GTGAAGACGGTTCGCGACTATCTTTCCCTCATGAAGCTGCGGGTCATGACGCTGCTGCTGTTCACCACGCTGATGGCGATGATGATCGCCGCGGGGGGCGCGCCGTCGCTTCCGCTCGTGTTCTGGACGCTGCTCGGCGGGGCGCTCGCGGCCGGGTCTTCCGGCGCGCTCAACATGTATTTCGACCGCGACATCGATGCGCTCATGAAGCGCACGAGCAGACGCGCAATCCCGAGCGGGCGGATCGCGCCGGTCAACGCGCTGACCTTCGGCATCGTGCTCGCGATCGCGTCGTTCGTCGAACTGTCGTTGACCGTGAACCTGCTCGCCGCAAGCCTGGCACTGAGCGGCGTTCTCTTCTACGTGATCGTCTACACGCTTTGGCTCAAGCGCACGAGCGTGCAGAACATCGTCATCGGGGGAGCCGCGGGCGCCATTCCGCCGCTCGTAGGCTGGGCGGCGGTGACAAACCACCTCGGGCTTACCGCGCTGCTGCTCTTCCTTATAGTGTTCGTATGGACGCCGCCGCATTTCTGGGCGCTCGCGCTGATCGCCAAAGACGAATACGCCAAAGTGAACGTGCCCATGCTGCCCGTCGTGCGCGGCGACGCCGTCACCAAGCGTCACATCCTCGCGTACACCGTAGCGCTTGCCGGACTCACGCTGGCTCTGACGCCGCTGCACGTGATGGGATGGGTGTACTTGGCGTGCGCGTTGCTGCTTGATCTCGCCTTTTTCTGGTACGCGTGGCGCGTGACGGTGCTCGGGACCGTGGCGTCCGAGCGCGCGCTGTACAAATATTCCATGCTGTATCTCGCGCTGCTGTTCGGCGCGATGGTCATCGATCGGCTCCGCCACGGCTCCGGCACGTGA